CTGCCGAAGACCGCGAGTCGGTCCGCGTCCGCCGACGAGAGCGTTTCGTGGTCCTCGATCCGTCGACCAACTAGCGGTGTCATCCCGCTACAGCCTGCGAGTGCCGATAGCAGGCTCGCCCCTGCGGCCCCGAACAGCGTTCGTCTCGACGTCTGCGCGCTCATAGTGTCATCCAGAACGTGATACCACGTTAACCCGATCGGTCGACTGTCGGCGGCCCAACCGGACCCCTATGCTTTTATTTGAGAATCGGGACAGTCGATTCGACTGTCCCGGAGCGGCCACGTTCGCGACGAAACACCTAACACCGTTCCCGGCAGTACAACCACGTATGTCCGACACCGTCACGAGTACGGCCGGCGCGCCCGACGGCCCGTCCGACGCCGTTTTCGTAGGGGCGATGTAGCCCCTCAGTACCCACCCCGTTTCGACGGATGTATTGTCGGCGACCAGCATTCACCGAGCAACGACCGGTATCTCCAATGAACGACCACAGTTTCGACGACACGACGACGCACGGCCGACGCCCGAGACGGGCGGTGAGAGCATGAGTACGGACGCGCCGGAGCAGGAGAGTGAGGACGTCCGAGACGGCGAGCCGAGCCTCGAGGGCGGATACGACCCCGAAGCGGTCGAGTCGCGCTGGCAACGGCGCTGGGTCGACGAAGACGTCTACGCTTACAACGGCGAGCCGGGACAGGACCCGAACACAACCTACGCCATCGACACGCCGCCGCCGACGGTCTCGGGCAGCCTGCACATGGGCCACCTCTACGGCTCGACGCTGCAGGACTTCGCCGCGCGCTTCCAGCGAATGGCCGACGGCGACGTCCTCTTTCCGTTCGGCTACGACGACAACGGGATCGCGAGCGAACGGCTAACCGAGGAAGAACTGGACATCCGCCACCAGGACTACGAGCGACGCGAGTTCCAGGAGCTTTGCCGTGAGGTCTGTGACGAGTACGAGGCTGAGTTTACGGAGAAGATGCAGGCGCTTGGTACCTCGATCGACTGGAACAACACCTACAAGACGATCGAACCGCGCGTCCAGCGCATCTCCCAACTGTCGTTCCTCGACCTCTACGAGAAAGACCGCGAGTACCGCAAGAAGGCCCCCGCGATCTGGTGTCCCGAGTGCGAAACGGCCATCTCGCAGGTCGAGACCGAAGACGACGAGCGCCACTCCCACTTCAACGACATCGCGTTCGAACTCACCGGAGACGCACCCCGAGAGGAGTTCGTCATCTCGACGACCCGGCCCGAACTGATTCCGGCCTGTGTCTCCGTCTTCGTCCACCCCGACGACGAGGAGAACCAGGACCTGGTCGGCGAGACCGCCCGGATTCCGCTCTTCGGCCACGAGGTGCCGATCATCGAAGACGAGCGCGTCGACATGGAGAAAGGCAGCGGCGTCGTCATGTGCTGTACCTTTGGCGACCAGAACGACATCGAGTGGTACCAGGCCCACGACCTCCCGCTGCGCGTCGCGATCGACGAATCCGCGACGATGACCGACCTCGCTGGTACCTACGAGGGGCTCTCCACGGAGGAGGCCCGCGAAGAGATCGTCGAGGATCTGGACGAGGAGGGTTACCTCCGCGACCGCTGGGAAATCTCCCACGCCGTCGGCGTCCACGAGCGCTGTGACACGCCCGTCGAGTACCGCGTCTCCAAGCAGTGGTACGTCGAAATTCTGGATCACAAGGAGGAGTACCTCGAGGCCGGCCGGGAGATGGACTGGTACCCCGAGAAGATGTTCACCCGGTACAAACACTGGATCGAGGGCCTCGAGTGGGACTGGCTGATCTCCCGCCAGCGCGACTCGGGGATCCCGTTCCCGGTCTGGTACTGCGAGGAGTGTGACAACGAGATCATGGCCGAGCGCGAGGAGCTGCCCGTCGACCCGCTTTCGGATGAGCCACCGGTCGACGCCTGCCCCGAATGCGGGGCCGACAAGTTCGTTCCGGAGG
Above is a window of Natronorubrum tibetense GA33 DNA encoding:
- a CDS encoding valine--tRNA ligase, with protein sequence MSATSIHRATTGISNERPQFRRHDDARPTPETGGESMSTDAPEQESEDVRDGEPSLEGGYDPEAVESRWQRRWVDEDVYAYNGEPGQDPNTTYAIDTPPPTVSGSLHMGHLYGSTLQDFAARFQRMADGDVLFPFGYDDNGIASERLTEEELDIRHQDYERREFQELCREVCDEYEAEFTEKMQALGTSIDWNNTYKTIEPRVQRISQLSFLDLYEKDREYRKKAPAIWCPECETAISQVETEDDERHSHFNDIAFELTGDAPREEFVISTTRPELIPACVSVFVHPDDEENQDLVGETARIPLFGHEVPIIEDERVDMEKGSGVVMCCTFGDQNDIEWYQAHDLPLRVAIDESATMTDLAGTYEGLSTEEAREEIVEDLDEEGYLRDRWEISHAVGVHERCDTPVEYRVSKQWYVEILDHKEEYLEAGREMDWYPEKMFTRYKHWIEGLEWDWLISRQRDSGIPFPVWYCEECDNEIMAEREELPVDPLSDEPPVDACPECGADKFVPEEDVFDTWATSSLTPLINAGWDWDAENEAFSMDNPELYPFDLRPQGHDIISFWLFHTIVKCYEHTGEVPFDATLINGHVLDENREKMSKSRGNVVKPDAVLSEYPVDAVRFWAASAAVGDDFPYQEKDLTAGEKLLRKLWNASKLVDTLAPAEPEEPAELEAIDRWLLAELDDAVETLTHHFENYEFAKARDRLRTFFWNTFCDDYLEIAKGREDNPSTQYALRTAHRTFLELWAPFLPHVTEEIWQAVYVDDPTTNLNSIHTRDWPAPQGYEADLEAGETAMEVISALRRYKSQNQLPLNEALESVSVYGPIKGFEDAIQNVMHVQELTVLETEPEVTTEVAKIDLDYSTLGPKFGSKVGEIDAGIDSGEYEIDDDADVLRVAGEELEDDLFDVELERSYSGAGEMIETESAVVVLE